ATTTCCCTTCCAAAAGATTCCGCAAAGCGGGGTGTCCGAGTCATTCGGGTGCGCCACAGCCCCGGCCACCGGCCTTCAGCTTACACCTTGCGGCAACGGCTTCAGCTACGGCCGCATTGTTGCCGGAAAACACACGGCGGCGTAGTGTTTCGCGCAGAACCGGATGCCCTCGCTGAGCCAGCCTTTGTGAAGCCTTTGTGGAAGAGTGAAATTCAAGTGAAACCTGCCGGGTAAGCCCTGCGTAAGGGGCTGCAATTCTGACTGTCCACGGCTCGCCGTTTCTGGAATACCATTGCGACCATGTCACTGCGCAACGTTCTTTGCCTCGTCTTTACCCTGCTCTCGTCTGGACTTGCCACCCTGTCGGCACCGGCCCAGAACCCGGTGACGGATACGCCACCGGTGGGTGCCGTCGCAGGTGTCGTCGCCCAGCAGCCCACACCATCAGCCACACCACCGGGCGGGCAGGCGCCACCGTCACTTCCCGTTGCCGACCAACGCACCAAACGGGCGCTGGACGAACTGCCGACCACCCGGATTGGGATCACCCCCGGACGCATCCTGCGCCTCCCCCTGCGGGAAGCCATCCTCATGGCGCTGCGCAACAATCAGGACATCGAAGTTGAACGGGCCAACGTGCAGATTGCCCAGCAGAACGCGCGTGGCGCGTATGGCAGCTACGATCCCATTCTCCAGGCCGCCGTACAGTTTCAGTCCTCCACCTCGCCGACGGCGCAGACCTTCATCGGCGCGGAAGGTGGGGCCTTCAAGCGCAAGCAGCTCCAGTTCACGCCCACCCTGGTGCAGAGCCTGCCGACCGGTGGCAACTACTCGATTACCTTCACCAACGGACGTGAAACGAACAACGCCGGTTCCGCCGGGTTGAGTCCGCAGTACTTCTCGACGCTTGACTTCCGCTTTACCCAACCGCTGTTTCGGAACTTCCGGTCGAGCGTCAACGAGCGGCAGGTGAAGGTGAGCCGCAAGCAGTTGACCATCAGCGACGCCCAGTTCCGGCAGCGCGTCCTGACGACCATCGCCGCGGTCCAGTCGGCGTACTGGGACCTGGTCTTCGCCATCCGCAACCTGAACATCCAGCGGGACGCCGTTGAACTGGCGGACATCTCGCTGGCCGTCACCCGCCGCCAGGTGGAAGTCGGCACGAGCGCGCCCATCAACGTCGTCGAGAATGAATCCGAACTTGAAAACCGCAAGAACGCTGCCATCACGGCGCTGCAGCAAATCACCACGGCCGAAAACCAGCTCAAGCAGCTCATTCTGGGCGATCCCCAGGCTGACGAATGGCAGGCGGCCATTGAACCGACCGATGACGTGGATTTCACCCCGGTTGAACTCGATGTGCAGCAGGCGCTCGCCAGCGCCATCCGCAACCGCCCGGAACTCGAACAAATCCGCCTGCAGCAGGAACTCAACGACATCGAGCGGCTGTTTGCCGAAAATCAGCGCAAACCCCAGGTGGATGTGTTTACCGCGCTGACGCTCAGCGGTCTGGCAGGTACATCCCGCCTCGAATCTATCCCCGGCGCGCCAGTGTTCATCAATCCACGCTTCATCGGCAGCTACGGCACCGCGCTCAACAACCTTTTCTCCTTCGACTTTCCGACCTACACCGTGGGCGCAAACATTTCCTTCACCTTCCGCAACCGGACGGCCAATGCGGTTGTGGGTCGGACGCTGGCCACGGGACGCCAGCTCAAAGCCCAGGAACGCAACCTTCAGCAGAGCATTCAGGTCGAAGTGCGCAACGGCTTGCAGGCGGTTGCCTCGGCCCGCCAGCGCGTGGAAGCCACCCGCGCGGCGCGGATTGCGGCTGAAACCCAACTGCGCGGTGAACAGCAGCGGTATGCCGCCGGACTCTCCACGACCTTTCTCATTCTCGACCGCCAGAACCGTCTCTCCATCGCCCGTGGCAACGAAATCCAGGCGCTGACCGACTACAACAAAGCCGTGGCCCAACTCCAACGGACGCTGGGCACGTCGCTGACCGCCAATGGCATCGAGATTGCCCAGCCGGACCAGAACCCATAAAGACGCCGCTCCGGCCAGCCCCACAGGCTGGCCGGAGCGGTTCACGGTCCGCTGGCTGGCGCAGGTGGACTCGACCAATACGGCGCTCAAGGCGCTGGCCCAGGCCGGGGCGCCCGATGGTTTCTGCCTCGGCGCGGATGAACAAACGGCCGGCCGGGGGCAGTACGGGCGCACCTGGCATTCGCCGGCCGGAGAGGGGCTCTATGTCTCCCTTCTGTTCCGTCCGCCGTGTCTGACTTCCGACCAGATGCATCACGTCACCACCTTTGCCGGGCTGATGGTTCATGACACGCTGGCGCGGTTCGTGGGCACGCCGGCGCGCCTGGCCGTCAAAGAACCCAACGATGTCTTCCTCGATGGACGCAAGGTGGCCGGCATTCTGGTTGAAGCCGACTGGCACGGCGCGGCACTCCGCTTCGTGATTGTCGGCATCGGCGTCAACATCGGGCAGGTTTCGTTCCCGGAAGGGCTGCGGCAGCCGGCCACATCCCTGCGCCTGGCGCTTGGCGAAGCTGCGCCGCCGCGCGCGGCCGTCCTTGACGCACTCCTCAATGCCTTTCAGGACCACTGGGACGCCTTTCTGGCCGACCCGGCCGGCGTTGTTGCCGTGCGGCGGCAGGACATCTGTTTTCTCCCAGGCACTTTTCATGACCGGCAGGAACGTCCATACTAGCGTCAGCCCACGATCCTGTTCCGGGAGTAAACTTCATGCGCCATCCTGATGACTTTCCAGCCCGCCGTTCGTTTTCGTCAGGGCGGGCCGTCGCCATTCCGGTTGAACAAAACCGCAACTCCTCTCTTCTGTGGCTCATTCTGGCGACGGTGGCGACCCTGCTGCTGATGGCGGTGCCGTTTGCTTCCGTCGTGACGTTCCCGATTCGGATGTTCGTCACCTTCATCCATGAAGGCGGTCATGCCCTGGCGGCCCTGCTCAGCGGGTTCTATGTCATCCGTATGACGATTCACTGGGACGGGAGCGGGCTGACCCTGACCTCCGGGCAGAATGTGTTTGTGGCCAGTGCCGGCTACCTAGGCACGATGCTGTTTGGCGTTTTCCTTCTGCATCAGGCGCAGCGCCGTGGCCGCACCAGCCTGTTGCTGGTCGGGTCCGGCATTCTGGTATTGCTGCTCACGATTCTGTTCGTGAACGGTCAGGCTTCGTGGCTCATGGTGCTGCCGCTGGCGCTGGCCGCAACACTGCTGCTGGGGGGCTTGCGGATGAACCTCCCGATGCCGGCCCGGTGGGGCATGCTTGGTGCCGGCGGGCTGCTGGTGCTGTTGCTGGCCGTGGTCTGCGTCATGACCGGGACACTCTACAGTTGGGTGGCCGGACTCAGCATAGGTATCAGCCTGATTGCCCTGGGCGTCTTCACCAAACCGAACTGGGGACAGTTCATCGTCAATTTCCTGGCTGTGCAGTGTTGTCTGGATGCCCTGTCGGACCTCAAAACGCTGTTCTTCATCTCGACCCTGACGGGTATCCAGAGCGATGCCGCCAATATGGCCCGGATGACCGGCGTTCCGGCTTCCATCTGGGCTTTCCTGTGGCTGGCTTCCGGCG
This window of the Chloracidobacterium sp. N genome carries:
- a CDS encoding biotin--[acetyl-CoA-carboxylase] ligase is translated as MASRLPSRTRTHKDAAPASPTGWPERFTVRWLAQVDSTNTALKALAQAGAPDGFCLGADEQTAGRGQYGRTWHSPAGEGLYVSLLFRPPCLTSDQMHHVTTFAGLMVHDTLARFVGTPARLAVKEPNDVFLDGRKVAGILVEADWHGAALRFVIVGIGVNIGQVSFPEGLRQPATSLRLALGEAAPPRAAVLDALLNAFQDHWDAFLADPAGVVAVRRQDICFLPGTFHDRQERPY
- a CDS encoding M50 family metallopeptidase: MRHPDDFPARRSFSSGRAVAIPVEQNRNSSLLWLILATVATLLLMAVPFASVVTFPIRMFVTFIHEGGHALAALLSGFYVIRMTIHWDGSGLTLTSGQNVFVASAGYLGTMLFGVFLLHQAQRRGRTSLLLVGSGILVLLLTILFVNGQASWLMVLPLALAATLLLGGLRMNLPMPARWGMLGAGGLLVLLLAVVCVMTGTLYSWVAGLSIGISLIALGVFTKPNWGQFIVNFLAVQCCLDALSDLKTLFFISTLTGIQSDAANMARMTGVPASIWAFLWLASGVLLLGVTLWLIFQRPSRKGAAAPSAR
- a CDS encoding TolC family protein, whose protein sequence is MSLRNVLCLVFTLLSSGLATLSAPAQNPVTDTPPVGAVAGVVAQQPTPSATPPGGQAPPSLPVADQRTKRALDELPTTRIGITPGRILRLPLREAILMALRNNQDIEVERANVQIAQQNARGAYGSYDPILQAAVQFQSSTSPTAQTFIGAEGGAFKRKQLQFTPTLVQSLPTGGNYSITFTNGRETNNAGSAGLSPQYFSTLDFRFTQPLFRNFRSSVNERQVKVSRKQLTISDAQFRQRVLTTIAAVQSAYWDLVFAIRNLNIQRDAVELADISLAVTRRQVEVGTSAPINVVENESELENRKNAAITALQQITTAENQLKQLILGDPQADEWQAAIEPTDDVDFTPVELDVQQALASAIRNRPELEQIRLQQELNDIERLFAENQRKPQVDVFTALTLSGLAGTSRLESIPGAPVFINPRFIGSYGTALNNLFSFDFPTYTVGANISFTFRNRTANAVVGRTLATGRQLKAQERNLQQSIQVEVRNGLQAVASARQRVEATRAARIAAETQLRGEQQRYAAGLSTTFLILDRQNRLSIARGNEIQALTDYNKAVAQLQRTLGTSLTANGIEIAQPDQNP